The nucleotide sequence AACGAACAGTTCGACTTGGCTAAGACTAAAGTGGAAGCCTTGGCTCCTTTTCGTGAAGAACTTGAAGATAATGTGCCGCCCACAAATATGCTTTTGGCGTATGACGAGGTACAACGCATTGTTCCTTTGTTCAAAGTGGATATGGTTTCGGCCATGAGCGTAAGTATTGACTTTGTTGATGCGGATGGCGACTAGAAAATGAACCGTTTCATAAGCAAACATATTACAGCCCCTATAGAGGCCGCCCCTTTGGCGGTCTTTCGCATTTTATTTGGTGTGATGATGTTGCTTAGTATTGTAAGGTTTTGGAGCTACGGATGGATCGAAAAATTATATATACAGCCCAAACTCTTCTTCTCATATTATGGCTTTGAGTGGGTAAAACCCTTGGGAGCTTATACCTATCTCATATTTATTATCTGTGGACTCTCGGCCATCTTTGTGGCACTGGGTTATAGGTATAGAATGGCGATTATTATGTTTTTTCTCAGCTTTACCTATATAGAGTTGATGGATAAGACCACCTATCTCAACCATTACTATTTTATTAGCCTCGTTGGTTTTTTGATGATTTTTCTTCCGGCCAACGCCTATTTTTCTTTGGATGCCAAGCTAAACCCTAAAAAAGCCTTTCAGAAGATTCCGGCTTGGACGGTCAATGGTATAAAGCTCATGCTGGGCATCGTTTATTTTTACGCGGGATTGGCCAAGCTAAACTCCGATTGGCTTTTTAAGGCCATGCCCTTGAAAATTTGGTTGCCCTCTAAATTCGATACCCCGCTTTTAGGACAGTTTTTGCACGAAGAATGGGTGCAATATGCTTTTAGTTGGTTCGGGGCCAGTTATGATTTGGCCATTCCATTCCTGTTATTGTACAAAAAGACACGCCCTTTTGCTTTTTTAATGGTGGTTGTCTTTCATGTAACGACACGGGTGCTCTTCCCTATAGGCATGTTTCCATATGTCATGATAGTCTCTACATTAATATTCTTTGATTCATCTTTTCATCATAAGCTCTTGAGCTATGTTAGTGGTCTTTTCCGAATACACAAAAATCGCTTTGATAACGGTCAGGTCTTGGTTTTCGCCTCGAATGTTAAAACGAATTCCAAATTGGTTTTAATGGCCGTTTTTTTTGTGGTGCAATTGCTGATGCCCTGGCGCTACCTGGCGTATCCAGGGGAATTGTTTTGGACGGAAGAGGGGTATCGTTTCTCTTGGCGGGTGATGCTTATGGAAAAATCGGGCTATGCCCAGTTCAAAGTAGTGAGCAAAGATTCGGGGAGGTGGTTTTATGTCGATAATTCCGATTTTTTGACACCCTTTCAAGAAAAACAAATGTCTTTTCAACCTGATTTTATATTAGAATATGCACGCTATCTGAAAAGACATTTTGAAAAAGATGGACACAAAAATGTGCAAATATTCGTCGATTGCCGCGTGGCCTTGAACGGAAGGTTAAGTACTACCTACATCGACCCAAAAGTAGACCTTGCCCAAGAGCGGGAGTCGTTTGAACATAAAAGTTGGATAATACCTTTTACTGATGAAATTAAGGGAATTTAGTATCGTATTCATAGTATTCTTAACCTCGTTTTCCGGCTTTTCGCAGATTACGATTTCGGGCAACGTAACCGATGAAAAGGGGAAGCCTGTTCAAGATGCAGAGGTGTATTTAAAAGAGGTGCAACTTCTAAAAACTACCGATGCCGATGGTAATTTTGAGTTTTCCAATATTACCGGAGGTAAGTACACCGTAGTAGTCTTCGCTTTTGAATATGATGTATATGAAAAGGAATTGACCTTTGATTCCGCTTTTAATCTCAGTGTTCAACTCCAGCGTATAAAATCACAAGAACTTTCAGAAGTGGTTCTGACCGAAAGAAGGGAAAAGGTATTCGCTTTAAAGCAATTAAAAAAGGTGGAAGGCACCGCTATTTATGCCGGTAAAAAAACAGAGGTCGTCCTTATGGAGGGCCTTACCGGAAACCTTGCGGCCAACAATGCCAGACAAATCTATAGTCAGGTTGTGGGGCTAAATATTTATGATAATGGCGATGCCGGTTTGCAGCTAAATATTGGAGGTAGGGGGTTGGACCCTAATAGAACGGCTAATTTCAATACACGCCAGAACGGTTATGATATTAGTGCGGATGTGTTGGGTTACCCGGAAAGTTATTATACCCCACCTGCGGAAGCGCTTGAGGAAATTCAAGTAGTACGTGGTGCGGCTTCTTTGCAATACGGGTCTCAATTTGGGGGCTTGATCAATTTTAAGTTTAAAAAACCAAATCCGAATAAGGAGATAGAACTTATTTCCCGTCAGACCGTCGGTTCGTACAATCTGTTTACAAGCTTCAATAGTTTAAGTGGTACGGTGGGTAAATTCAGTTATTATACTTATCTCAGCTATAAAGATGGAAATGGCTTCCGCCCGAATTCAAATTTTAACAGCAAGAACTATTTCACACATTTAGCTTACGAGATTTCCAATAAAACCAAAGTAAGCTTAGAGACTACTTTCTTGCATTATTTAGCGAAGCAACCGGGTGGTTTGACCGATGCCCAATTTTATGAAGACCCAAGGTTTAGTAATCGTGATAGAAACTGGTTCGAAGTAGATTGGAGACTATATTCGTTTCGTTTGGATCACGCCTTTTCCCCAAAGACAGATTTTAGTCTCAATGTTTTCGGTTTGAATGCCTCGCGCAGGGCCTTGGGTTTTCGTACCAATAGGGTTTCCCAAGATGATATTACAACTGGACCACGGGAATTGTTAATCGATGATTTTAGCAACTGGGGTGCAGAAGCAAGGGTGTTGACAAGGTATAATTTGGCGGGTACCGAATCGGCCCTTTTATTAGGTTCTAAAGTTTATAAAACAAATAATGACCAAAGGCAAGGACCGGGCTCTGCAGCTGCGGATGCCGATTTTAATTTTGCCGATGCCAGTTTTCCAAACTACGAAAGACAGTCTCAGTTCAATTTCCCGAACTTCAATGTGGCTTTGTTTGGGGAGAACATATTCAACCTTTCAGATAAATTAGCTTTAACTCCTGGGTTTCGTTTGGAGCATATTAAAACAGAAAGTATAGGTGGTTACCAAGAGATTACCTTAGACTTGGCGGATAATCCATTGCTAAATAGGGAGATAGAGGATAACAGGGTTTTTGATAGAACCTTTGTTTTGTTGGGACTTGGAGCAACATATAAGCTGTCACCTAGTGTAGAATTGTACGGGAATTTTTCGCAAAACTACCGTTCCGTAACCTTCAGTGATATACGGGTGGTGAATCCTTCTTTTCAAGTAGATTCAAATATTTCAGATGAAGATGGCTTTACCGCAGACTTTGGTGCCAGGGGAAGATTTAAAGATGCGCTATCGTATGACATAAGTATATATGGGCTCTATTATGATAATAGGCTAGGAGAAATATTAAAAGAGGAAACCCAGGTTAACGCGGCCGGAGAAGAAGTTTCAACGGGAAGATTATTAAGGGCAAGAGGCAATATAGGTACCGCGTTTATTTATGGTTTGGAAAGTTTTGCGAACTGGAGCTTAAAGGAAACCTTCTTTCCGCAATCGGAAAAAGTGAAATTGAATTACTTTGCCAATGTGGCCATTACTAAATCGGAATACCTTTCTTCCGAACGAAACAATGTAGAAGGCAAGGAAGTGGAGTTTATTCCAAAAGTCAATCTTAAGACGGGATTAAACTTTGGTTATGATAACCTTTTGGGAAGCCTTCAGTATACTTATTTTGCCGATCAGTTTACCGATGCTACCAATGCGCCACAAGACGTAAATGATAACCAAAGAGGGATAGAAGGGGTGATTCCTGCCTATGATATTTTAGATTTCTCGCTCTCGTACACCTATAAAAAATGGAAGTTGGAAGCGGGCGTCAATAACCTTTTAGATAATTCATATTTTACCCGAAGGGCTACAGGTTACCCGGGGCCAGGTATTATTCCATCCGAACCGAGAACATTTTATACAACGCTTCAGTTCAAATTGTAGGGTGCTTGCAAAGGGTTTCAAGGGGGTATTTTGGGGTTTTTCAGGATGTGGGTACGAAAAAAGGTAAGATCATTTTCGTTTTATGGGGATATCACCTCAAAGCCTGTGGGCAATTTCCGAGTAAATAGTTTTAGTCATATTCCCCTAGGTCAATAGACTGAATAACAAATTAATTTCACTACATTTGCACGCAATTAAATCTTTAATTGCTATGCAAGCCCACCTAAACAAAATCGTTGGAGAAGGTCTCACTTATGATGACGTACTCCTAGTCCCCGCCTTTTCAGAAGTCCTCCCTAGAGAGGTAAATATTCAAAGCAAGTTTACGCGTAACATTACGATCAATGTCCCGGTTGTTTCGGCTGCCATGGATACGGTTACCGAGTCGCGTATGGCCATTGCCATTGCCCAAGAAGGGGGTATTGGGGTGCTTCATAAGAATATGACTATCGAGCAACAAGCGGTAAAGGTACGCAAGGTAAAGCGTGCTGAAAGTGGAATGATTATCGATCCGGTTACATTGCCCTTGAATTCTTTTGTGCGTGATGCCAAGGCGAATATGAAGGAGTATAGTATCGGTGGTATCCCCATAGTTGATGATGAAGGCAAACTGATCGGTATCGTTACCAATAGGGACCTTCGTTTTGAGAAAAACAACGACCGTCCGATTTCCGAGGTAATGACCTCTAAAAATTTGGTTACGGTGAGTGAGGGTACTTCATTGGAGCAGGCCGAAGACATTCTTCAAGAGAATAAAATCGAAAAATTACCGGTAGTCGATAAGGATAATAAGTTAGTGGGACTTATCACGTTTAGGGATATCACAAAACTTACCCAGAAACCTATAGCCAATAAAGATACGTATGGAAGGTTGCGCGTAGCGGCTGCCATAGGGGTAACTCCCGATGCGGTCGATCGGGCGGAGGCATTGGTAAATGCAGGTGTAGATGCCGTAGTTATTGATACGGCCCATGGCCATACCAAAGGTGTGGTGGCTGTTTTAAAGGAAGTAAAAAAGAAATTTCCGGACCTTGATGTTATCGTAGGTAATATTGCTACGGGCGAGGCCGCCAAATATTTGGTTGAAGCTGGGGCAGATGCCGTAAAAGTGGGTATCGGACCGGGTTCCATTTGTACCACCCGTGTAGTTGCAGGGGTAGGTTTTCCTCAATTTTCGGCTGTACTCGAAGTTTCCGCCGCCATCAAAGGCTCCGGTGTTCCGGTAATTGCCGATGGTGGAATCCGTTATACTGGTGATATCCCAAAAGCTATCGCCGCCGGTGCCGATACGGTTATGTTAGGGTCCCTATTGGCAGGAACTAAAGAATCTCCTGGGGAAACCATTATCTATGAAGGACGAAAATTTAAATCGTACCGAGGTATGGGCTCTGTTGAAGCCATGAAAGAAGGTAGTAAAGACCGTTACTTTCAAGATGTGGAAGATGATATTAAAAAACTGGTACCAGAAGGTATCGTAGGTCGCGTACCTTACAAAGGGGAACTTTATGAAAGTATCCATCAATTTGTAGGGGGGCTTCGTGCCGGTATGGGGTATTGCGGGGCAAAGGATATCAATGCCTTAAAAGAAAACGGTCGTTTCGTTAAGATTACCGCTAGTGGTATTAACGAAAGCCATCCTCATGATGTGACCATTACCAAAGAATCGCCTAATTATAGTAGGTAAGTTTATGCGGGGGGCGGTCGCTCCCCGCAACTTTATTCTTTTTCTTCTTTATTTCGTGACTGTACCCGGTATAAATCGTCAGAGGCTTGCATCAGCTTGCCCAACAATGTAGGTTCTAAATTCGGGTTGTCACTTAGGAATTCCTTTAAAATAATATAGGCTTCGGCAGAAGTGTGTTTGCCGATGGTGTTGCTGAGCCATCCTTTCGGAAAGAAAATATCCCCTGTTTTTTGAATCTCTTCCAATAGATCAAGGCTCGCCCTTAGATTTACAAGTCTTTCCTTTGCGCGCAAGGGGTGGTTCAGGTAGGCCAAGGCCTGCAAGACCCAAGATTCCTTCTGTCGGTTCCCCTCGTCTTTAAGGGAGTCGAAAAAACGATTCCTAACGGTTTTGTCTTTCGATAGGGAAGGGAGAAGGAAGTTGAACTCCGCCAGTTTATCGGGATTGTCGATGGCTTTTTTAGCCTGCTCTATAATGCTTTTAGAATCGGAATGGCCGAATAGGGCCAATCGCATTGCCATCTTTGTATAATCGTCTTGGTTGAGCTTTAAGTTGGGTATAAGGAGGTCTTTGTGCCAAACTTGGTACAATTGTTCTTTCGATTCTTCGGAATAGGCCACTGAGCCAAAAGTTGAAAATAGACTTTTTTTAATATTGGCCGGAAGTTCAGACTGCAACTGCGACCAAAGTTGATCGGCAAGCCGTGGTTGGTACCTTGTTCTTTCGTCTGGGCTAAGGTACTTCCAGAAGATAGTGGTCGTATAGCCGGAAAGTAAATTGACCAATAGCTCATTTTTTTCGCTAACTAGTTTTTGACCGAAAAAATCCAGTAAGGTTGTAGGGGAGAGGGCACCGTTTAAAGTGTTCTCATAAGTATTGATATACATATAGCCCCGGGCTACGTCATCTTCGATTGTGAGGTCGGTTTTTGTGTTGTGGATAGGAAAAACCCCATAGCCCATGCCATTGGAGTTGTAAATGATCGATATGGGTTTTGGCTTACCTATGGCTTCGGGAAGGTTGATACTGCTTCCGTTCATATCGACTAAAACCTTTTGTAGACTGTCTTTATAGACCAAGGTCAGTTCAAAGGTTTGGGGCCATACATGGTAGCTGTTGTCTTCGGCGGTCTGACTTATTTCAAAGGAAGATATGTTCTGGTTGGCATCATAGACAATTTGTTCGTGAAATATAGGGCGACTAGGACTGTTCACCCATACTTCGCTCCATTCTTCAATGTCTATGTCCGATTTACCGTCAAGAATATGAACAAGGTCGCTCCATTCGGCATTGCTGTTCTTGTAAGTTGTAATATATTCCTGTATCCCCTCCTGAAAAGCCTTTTTTCCTATAAGGGCCTCTAACTGTCGCATCATTATCGGGGCTTTGCTATAGATGATGCTTCCGTATAATGAACCTGCATTGTTGAGGTTGTCGAGTTTTTGGCGAATTGGGTTTGAGCCCTGGGTTCTGTCTTCGCTGTAGGCCCTAGGGTAATGGGTGGTCATAAATGAAAGGTCGTGGTTGATGTCCGGAAAGGCCGGATTCGCTATTTTATCGGCAATAAAATTGGCAAAGACTTCCTTCATCCAGACATCGTTGAACCAGTTCATGGTGACTAAATCGCCGAACCACATATGACTGGTTTCGTGCGCTATAAGTTTTAGTCGTCGCAGTTTCTGGTTTTTTGTGGAAGTCGTGTCGAGAAATAGGGCTTCTTCTTTGTATTGAATTGCTCCTACATGCTCCATTCCGCCGTATTGAAACCCGGGGATGGCGGCAAAGTCGAGTTTTTGGAAGGGAAATGGATGATGGGTATAGTCTTCTAAAAAGGATATGGATTGCTGGTGTAGACGAAAGATCGTATCGGTGCTGTAGGCGACCTTGTCATCGTCGGTTTCCCTGTATAATAGAGTCATGTCGAATTTACCCGGATTTTTGCGGGTGGTTTTGAATTTGCCGGCTACAAAAGAAAATAGGTAGGTACTCATTTGGTCCGACGGGCCAAAATAGTGCTTGCTGAATCCGTTAATTTCCTCTTTTTTGATTTCGGGCGCCCCGCAGAGCACGGCCCAATCTTTGGGTGCGGTAATTTCCATGGAGTAGGTGGCCTTGATATTCGGTTGGTCAAAACACGGGAAGAGGGTTCGCGCACGGTCGGGTACTAAGAGTGTATATAGGTAGTCTTCATTGCGGTTCAGTGAAGATTCGCCGGCCGTAAATGCTATTTCTATGGTATTTTTTCCAAGTTTGAGGTGCTTGGCAGCTATGGAGATGTGCTCTTTTTGATGGACGACTGGAGTGGTCTGCCCATTGGCTTGAATCGATTTTAAATGGTCGCTTTCTTCTTTGAAATCTAAATATAAAGGCGCGTCTAGGTTTGAAATTTGCAAGCTCAGAAGGAGTTTGGAGGTAATAGGTGCCGTCTTTTCTGCTGGAATTTGAAACTTGAGTCGGTACTCGACCTCGGAAACTTGGTCTTTTCTGTAATTTGCCAATTCCAAGGAAACACCGTTTGTCAACTCGGGCAGATGGTTTTTGGGCTCTTTGCACGAAAAGAGGAATAAGCCGGTAAGGGCTGCGATAAAGAATATTTTCATGAACTTTTGAAATTCGCGATTTGCTATGGGAAAATGAAAGTACTCAAAAGTAAAAACGAATACAAGTAGATAGGGTATCTAAGTTTTAAGGCATAAAAAACCCGATACCGTTTGAAGTGGTATCGGGTTTTATACAATCTTATCGTTATGGTTCTTTACTTTCCTTCTCCGGCGTAAGTCTTCCAGTCTTGTTCTTTATAAATGTTGTCGCCAAAGTATCTGGCAATACTCAAGAAAGGCTCGGGTTTTTGATATCCGGGCACGGGCGAAAGCATGTTCATTTCCTCGTCAAGGAAAATCGTAGTCGGATAACTCAACCGTCCCTGCATTAGGGCTGCTGCAAATTCGTGATAGCCTTTTCTTCCAGAGGGAACGAACTTGTAGGTCTTTCCCTTGAACTCTATGGGCTCTTTGCCCTCACCATCAAGTTTGACCATGTAAAAGTTCTCCGCCATATAGGCAGCGACCTCTGAATTTTGAAAGGTATCTTTGTCCATCTTCTTGCACCAACCGCACCAGTCGGTATAGACATCGATAAATATTTTCTTAGGATTTTTTTCGGTAGCCACCAATTCGGCAGCCTCGTTCCAACTTAACCATTGTACTTCTTGCGCACTCAGGGTTAGGGCCGATAGTCCCATAAAAACAAAAAGGATGGTTTTCAAGGCAGATACTCTCATGTTACTTTTTTCAATGGTTAGTCTAACAACTATACCAAAACTAACGAAAATACCTGATCTTTATTTTGCCAGGGCCTTTTCCTTTTTCTGAGCGAAAAGGTCTTTAACGTCGATTTGGTGCTTGACGAGGTCTTCAAAGGTTTCGCGTTCTCGGATCAAGATCGCTTTGCCTTCGTGCCACAGTACTTCTGCCGGACGGAATCTGGAGTTGTAGTTGCTCGCCATGGTAAAACAATATGCTCCTGCATTCTTGAAACAAAGAATGTCGCCTTCGCTTATTTCGTTGATCCTTCTGTTGCTGGCAAAGGTATCGGTCTCACAGATATAGCCTACTACAGAGTAATAGCGCTCCCTGCCCGTAGGATTGGATATGTTGATGATACGGTGCGTAGCCCCGTATAGCATTGGACGGATCAAATGGTTGAACCCAGAATCTATACTGGCGAAAACCGTTGAGGTCGTTTGCTTCACTACATTGACCTTGGCCAGAAAGTGACCCGCTTCGCTTACCAAGAACTTACCGGGTTCAAAGGCAAGTGTTAATTCTTTGCCGTACTCTTTGCAGAATTCATTGAAGCGCGAACCTAGTTTTTTGCCCAATTCCTCTACGTTGGTCTCGATATCGCCTTCTTTGTAGGGTACTTTAAAACCGCTACCGAAGTCTATGAAATCTAAATTCTTGAAGTTTTTGGCGGTTTCAAACAAGATTTCCGAAGCGTATAAAAATACATCGATATCAAGAATATCGCTTCCGGTGTGCATGTGAATTCCGTTGATGTTCATTTTGGTCACCTCTACAATGCGCAATAAGTGCGGAATCTGGTGAATGCTGATACCGAATTTGGAATCAATATGGCCTACGGAAATATTCGAGTTACCACCCGCCATTACATGGGGGTTGATCCGAATACAAACGGGTACATTAGGATGTTTGCTGCCGAATTGCTCTAAGATGGAAAGGTTGTCTATATTGATACGGACACCAAGTTTGGAGGCCTCTTCGATCTCTTCCAGGGAAACCCCATTGGGCGTAAAAATTATCGATTCAGGTTTGAAACCGGCAAGTAGGCCCAATTGAACCTCTTGAATGGAAACAGTGTCAAGTCCGCTACCCAAACTATTCATCAATTTGAGTATGGCCACATTGGACAATGCCTTGGCCGCGTAGTTCAATTTTAGTTTCTTTACGCTTCCAAAAGCATTTGTTAGTCGTTGAAACTGAGAGATTATTTTTCCCGAATCGTAAACGTAAACGGGGTCTCCAAAGGTTTTTGCTATATTGAGCAAATCAGTATGATTCATAATACTTCAGTATTTGGTGCGAATTTAACCCGATTAAGCGTTATGAGCAAAAAAACAAGCACAAATATGAAAAATACAACAAATTGTTATTTTTGAAACACGTGTTGAATTTTATTATTTGTGATTCTTCATTTGAGTTGTACTTTTAGCCTAAATATTTTGCATCATGAGACTGCCCTTATTTCCTTTACAATCCATTTTTTTTCCTGGGGAAACCGTACCCCTGCATATTTTTGAAGACCGGTATAAACAACTTATTTCCGATTGTAGGAAGGAGGCCTTGACCTTTGGGATCCCGGTTTATATCAATAACGGTATGACCTATGGAACCGAAGTACAATTGGTGGAGATAGTCAACTCTTATGACAACGGGGAGATGGATGTGACCTGTGTCGGTCGTCAAGTGTTCCGAATATTGAGTTTTGAGAACCAGATGCCCGGCAAGCTCTACGCTGGCGGTACCGTAGAATTTCTTGACAGTGTAAACGATGCCGATAAGGCCTTAAAAAAAACGGTACTGGACCAGATATATCGATTGTACGACCTTATGGACGTGTCGTATGCGCCCCTGCCTCTCGAGAAGTTCAACAGTTATGTCTTGGTGCATAAAATGGGACTCTCGTTCGAGCAGGAATACGAGCTTTTACAAATGCCTAGGGAAAGTGACCGCATGCTTTTTATGCAATCGCATTTGGAGTCTACGATTGCTATGTTGAACGAGGTGAACCGTACGAAGAAAACTATTGAAATGAACGGGAACTTCAAGAATTTCGACCCATTGGATTTTAAGGACTTCAATTTGTAATCGTAGTTTTAAATTGAAATTCATGAAGTTAAACGAAGTGTTTTGCTTCGTTATATACCTGAATTTTATCCGACTCCTTAGGAACTTCAAAAATTGTTAAGCAACTAACTCCATAATTCATTAGTCTAAATGCCGTGGGTTTGCTATTTTTGCTTTCGAATCTAAATATACCTTAATATATGAATCTTCACGAGTACCAAGGAAAAGAGATTTTGGCCAGTTTCGGTGTGCGCATTCAGCGCGGTATAGTGGCCCATAATTCAAAGGAAGCGGTTGAGGCTGCAAAACAATTGACTGCAGAGACCGGAACCGGATGGCACGTAATAAAGGCCCAGGTACATGCGGGCGGCCGTGGTAAAGGTGGAGGTGTAAAATTGGCCAAAAACCTAAAGGAAGTAGAAGAAATTGCAGGAAACATTATTGGAATGAACCTGGTTACCCCGCAGACATCTGCAGCGGGTAAAAAGGTACATCAAGTTTTGGTCGCCGAAGATGTTTATTATCCAGGTGATAGCGAAACCAATGAGTTCTATATGTCCGTACTTTTGAACAGGGGGACCGGAAGAAACATGATCATGTACTCTACTGAGGGAGGAATGGATATCGAAGAGGTGGCCGAGAGCACTCCACATCTTATTTTTACCGAAGAGATTGATCCTGCTACAGGTCTTTTGCCTTTCCAGGCACGAAAAATAGCCTTTAACCTAGGTCTTTCGGGTACGGCGTTCAAAGAGATGACAAAGTTCGTGTCCGCCTTGTACAAAGCATATGTAGAGAGTGACTCCAGTATGTTCGAAATCAACCCTGTGTTAAAAACATCGGATGATAAGATTATGGCCGTAGATGCCAAAGTGTCTATCGATGACAATGCGCTTTTCCGCAGAAAGCAATATGCCGAAATGCGTGATTTGCGAGAAGAGAACCCTATTGAAGTAGAAGCCCGTGCAGTAGGCCTTAACTATGTTGACCTTGACGGAAACGTAGGTTGTATGGTTAATGGAGCCGGATTGGCAATGGCAACTATGGATTTGATCAAAATGGCAGGTGGTGAGCCCGCTAACTTCTTGGATGTTGGTGGTACGGCCGATGCTAAAAGGGTAGAGGAAGCTTTCCGTATTATCTTAAAGGACGAAGGTGTTAAAGCCATCCTTATCAACATATTCGGAGGTATCGTTCGTTGTGACCGTGTAGCACAAGGTGTTGTTGATGCATATAAGAACATGGGTGACGCTATCAAAGTGCCGATTATTGTTAGACTACAAGGTACTAATGCGGAACTTGCCAAGGAAATTATCGACAACTCTGGTTTGGCCGTACACTCGGCCGTTCAGTTTCAGGAAGCTGCCGATAAGGTTAAGGAAGTTTTGAGTTAGTATTCAATACGATATAATTTAAGGAAAGGGGCGAATATTCATATCGCCCCTTTTTTATGTCTTGCATTTCGTTCCTTGGCGCTTACATACGACCGTTTTTAAGAATCAGCTAGCTTTAGGTCGTGCCAAAACCTAACATATCGTTAGATTTTACACCTGTTTTATGACATTAATGTTTTGTAGTGTTAAAATTTGGTAAATTGTGAATATGCGTGCTCTATTTTATGATATCTTTAATTTGAATTAGCGAACGGATTTTTACATTTCAAACCAAAATATCATGAAAAAAGCAGTTTATACCTTAATCTTGGTAATGGCGTTGGGTATCAATTACGGTATGGCCAACACCCCTGTAGAACACAAACCTAAAATCTCAAAGGTACTTACTTCCCAAATTTACCAGATGCTTGGTGAATACGAGGTGCCAAATGACATTAGAGGTGCCAAGGCCGAAGTACGTGTGGCCGTTGACAAGGGCAATTACTTGAGAATTTTATCCATTGAGACCGATAATGCCCAATTGGATAAATATATTAGAAGTGCAATTGATTTTGAGCGGCTTGCAAAGGGTTCGTTTGAACAAGGTGTAGTCTATCGTATTCCGATAGAAGTAGCGAAAAAATAGTTTTCCATTCTTTGGAAACGTAAACGGCCACTCTTAGAGTGGCCGTTTTTTTATTGGGTATTCCTAAGTTTAGATTTGAAAGGCTTCCTTGATTTCGTCATAAACGATTTCCCCTTCTACGATGTTCAGGCCTTTTTGTAGGCAGGCATCCTTTTCGGTGGCCTTTTGCCATCC is from Zobellia galactanivorans and encodes:
- a CDS encoding M1 family metallopeptidase, whose amino-acid sequence is MKIFFIAALTGLFLFSCKEPKNHLPELTNGVSLELANYRKDQVSEVEYRLKFQIPAEKTAPITSKLLLSLQISNLDAPLYLDFKEESDHLKSIQANGQTTPVVHQKEHISIAAKHLKLGKNTIEIAFTAGESSLNRNEDYLYTLLVPDRARTLFPCFDQPNIKATYSMEITAPKDWAVLCGAPEIKKEEINGFSKHYFGPSDQMSTYLFSFVAGKFKTTRKNPGKFDMTLLYRETDDDKVAYSTDTIFRLHQQSISFLEDYTHHPFPFQKLDFAAIPGFQYGGMEHVGAIQYKEEALFLDTTSTKNQKLRRLKLIAHETSHMWFGDLVTMNWFNDVWMKEVFANFIADKIANPAFPDINHDLSFMTTHYPRAYSEDRTQGSNPIRQKLDNLNNAGSLYGSIIYSKAPIMMRQLEALIGKKAFQEGIQEYITTYKNSNAEWSDLVHILDGKSDIDIEEWSEVWVNSPSRPIFHEQIVYDANQNISSFEISQTAEDNSYHVWPQTFELTLVYKDSLQKVLVDMNGSSINLPEAIGKPKPISIIYNSNGMGYGVFPIHNTKTDLTIEDDVARGYMYINTYENTLNGALSPTTLLDFFGQKLVSEKNELLVNLLSGYTTTIFWKYLSPDERTRYQPRLADQLWSQLQSELPANIKKSLFSTFGSVAYSEESKEQLYQVWHKDLLIPNLKLNQDDYTKMAMRLALFGHSDSKSIIEQAKKAIDNPDKLAEFNFLLPSLSKDKTVRNRFFDSLKDEGNRQKESWVLQALAYLNHPLRAKERLVNLRASLDLLEEIQKTGDIFFPKGWLSNTIGKHTSAEAYIILKEFLSDNPNLEPTLLGKLMQASDDLYRVQSRNKEEKE
- a CDS encoding TonB-dependent receptor domain-containing protein, encoding MKLREFSIVFIVFLTSFSGFSQITISGNVTDEKGKPVQDAEVYLKEVQLLKTTDADGNFEFSNITGGKYTVVVFAFEYDVYEKELTFDSAFNLSVQLQRIKSQELSEVVLTERREKVFALKQLKKVEGTAIYAGKKTEVVLMEGLTGNLAANNARQIYSQVVGLNIYDNGDAGLQLNIGGRGLDPNRTANFNTRQNGYDISADVLGYPESYYTPPAEALEEIQVVRGAASLQYGSQFGGLINFKFKKPNPNKEIELISRQTVGSYNLFTSFNSLSGTVGKFSYYTYLSYKDGNGFRPNSNFNSKNYFTHLAYEISNKTKVSLETTFLHYLAKQPGGLTDAQFYEDPRFSNRDRNWFEVDWRLYSFRLDHAFSPKTDFSLNVFGLNASRRALGFRTNRVSQDDITTGPRELLIDDFSNWGAEARVLTRYNLAGTESALLLGSKVYKTNNDQRQGPGSAAADADFNFADASFPNYERQSQFNFPNFNVALFGENIFNLSDKLALTPGFRLEHIKTESIGGYQEITLDLADNPLLNREIEDNRVFDRTFVLLGLGATYKLSPSVELYGNFSQNYRSVTFSDIRVVNPSFQVDSNISDEDGFTADFGARGRFKDALSYDISIYGLYYDNRLGEILKEETQVNAAGEEVSTGRLLRARGNIGTAFIYGLESFANWSLKETFFPQSEKVKLNYFANVAITKSEYLSSERNNVEGKEVEFIPKVNLKTGLNFGYDNLLGSLQYTYFADQFTDATNAPQDVNDNQRGIEGVIPAYDILDFSLSYTYKKWKLEAGVNNLLDNSYFTRRATGYPGPGIIPSEPRTFYTTLQFKL
- the guaB gene encoding IMP dehydrogenase, whose translation is MQAHLNKIVGEGLTYDDVLLVPAFSEVLPREVNIQSKFTRNITINVPVVSAAMDTVTESRMAIAIAQEGGIGVLHKNMTIEQQAVKVRKVKRAESGMIIDPVTLPLNSFVRDAKANMKEYSIGGIPIVDDEGKLIGIVTNRDLRFEKNNDRPISEVMTSKNLVTVSEGTSLEQAEDILQENKIEKLPVVDKDNKLVGLITFRDITKLTQKPIANKDTYGRLRVAAAIGVTPDAVDRAEALVNAGVDAVVIDTAHGHTKGVVAVLKEVKKKFPDLDVIVGNIATGEAAKYLVEAGADAVKVGIGPGSICTTRVVAGVGFPQFSAVLEVSAAIKGSGVPVIADGGIRYTGDIPKAIAAGADTVMLGSLLAGTKESPGETIIYEGRKFKSYRGMGSVEAMKEGSKDRYFQDVEDDIKKLVPEGIVGRVPYKGELYESIHQFVGGLRAGMGYCGAKDINALKENGRFVKITASGINESHPHDVTITKESPNYSR
- a CDS encoding HTTM domain-containing protein — its product is MNRFISKHITAPIEAAPLAVFRILFGVMMLLSIVRFWSYGWIEKLYIQPKLFFSYYGFEWVKPLGAYTYLIFIICGLSAIFVALGYRYRMAIIMFFLSFTYIELMDKTTYLNHYYFISLVGFLMIFLPANAYFSLDAKLNPKKAFQKIPAWTVNGIKLMLGIVYFYAGLAKLNSDWLFKAMPLKIWLPSKFDTPLLGQFLHEEWVQYAFSWFGASYDLAIPFLLLYKKTRPFAFLMVVVFHVTTRVLFPIGMFPYVMIVSTLIFFDSSFHHKLLSYVSGLFRIHKNRFDNGQVLVFASNVKTNSKLVLMAVFFVVQLLMPWRYLAYPGELFWTEEGYRFSWRVMLMEKSGYAQFKVVSKDSGRWFYVDNSDFLTPFQEKQMSFQPDFILEYARYLKRHFEKDGHKNVQIFVDCRVALNGRLSTTYIDPKVDLAQERESFEHKSWIIPFTDEIKGI